The stretch of DNA CATTTAATGTTTTGTTTACACTATTACTGTCCAATGACTGCACATCCAAAGCTGATAGAGCCCTGGCCCAATCAATGGTTTCAGCAATGGAGGGTTTTTTGCGTAAATTTAAGTTAGCTCTAATATAGTTGGCTGCATTGGCAATTTGCTCAGTTATTTTAACGCCGGCCCCGGGCACTTTAACTTGTAATATGCAGGTTTCTTTTTCAATAGAAGGAAAATCAATATAAAGATAGATGCAGCGTCTTTTCAGACCATCGGACAGTTCCCTTTCCCCGTTGCTTGTAAGTACAACTATGGGAATATGTGTTGCGTAAACAGTGCCCAACTCAGGTATGGAAACTTGGAAGTCGGATAAAACCTCAAATAAGAAGGCCTCAAATTCCGCCTCAACCTTATCCACCTCATCAATGAGTAAAACCTTTTTTTCACTGGCCCGGATAGCCCTGAGCAATGGACGCTCCAATAAATATTCCTCACTAAATAAATTACGCTCCAGCTGTTCGCCCTGTGCATTATCCCGGGAAATTTGAATTTTGATCAACTGGCGCTGGTAATTCCATTCATATAACGCTTTATTCTCATCCAGTCCTTCGTAGCATTGTAAACGTATCAGTTCTGTATTAAATATGGCGGCCAGCACCTTGGCAATTTCAGTTTTTCCAACGCCGGGCGCTCCCTCCACCAGCAGAGGTTTATTGAGAGTAAGGGCCAGGTAGATGGTCACAGCCACTTCTTCTTCGCATATATAACCTTCACGTTCCAATGCCGAGCGCAATTCAGGTATAGTCATTAAC from Desulfoscipio gibsoniae DSM 7213 encodes:
- a CDS encoding AAA family ATPase; this encodes MLMTIPELRSALEREGYICEEEVAVTIYLALTLNKPLLVEGAPGVGKTEIAKVLAAIFNTELIRLQCYEGLDENKALYEWNYQRQLIKIQISRDNAQGEQLERNLFSEEYLLERPLLRAIRASEKKVLLIDEVDKVEAEFEAFLFEVLSDFQVSIPELGTVYATHIPIVVLTSNGERELSDGLKRRCIYLYIDFPSIEKETCILQVKVPGAGVKITEQIANAANYIRANLNLRKKPSIAETIDWARALSALDVQSLDSNSVNKTLNVLLKNKDDQELLRNDTGIDNLVQITQTATTAYGSGCSCHANHVHKNHKHS